In the genome of Phacochoerus africanus isolate WHEZ1 chromosome 5, ROS_Pafr_v1, whole genome shotgun sequence, the window ttgctgtggctctggcgtaggccggtggctacagctccgattcgacccctagcctgggaacctccatatgccgcaggagccaaaagacaaaaaaataaaataaaataaagaccctCCCCTTACAGATTGCCCTTTCACTCTCTTCCTGGCATCTTCTAATGAATAAAAGTTTCAAATTTTAATGTCGTCTGACTTAGCAACTATTTATCAACTCCTAATAGTTAGTGTTTATTGTGCCACATTTacgaaatagcaacaacaacaacaaaagacaaaagacaaaaaaaattaaaaaatttaaaaaaaaaggaggcactAAAAACATTTGCACAAAATACATCCTTACCACTGTGATGAGTGCTTgaaaaaggcagcaagagagagcaggagggaggatgTCATTGTAGGGAGGCAAAACTTTATCCTCCGGCCGGGGGCTCTGGCCGGGCCTGAGAATTCGattgacataagacagattaacaggctGCTTATTGGTGATGCTGGTGACTCTACCTGAGACGTTCTTTCTGATCACAGAGCATGCTCAGCCTGCTCACTGGAGGAGGCAGGAGTGTCTCAACCAGTGACATGCAGAGAACTGGGGCCTTAACATCCCTGCTTCTGCACTCTGCAGTGGGGCCAGCTCGGGGTTCTTCTGCACCAGCTTCTGCACCAGCTCCCAGGGGAactgagcttcagctgcctggGGCTGTAACCTGCCGATCACCCACCTCGCAATGGCACCCTCCTTCcctggctcccttcctccctcctcggCCATCCCATCGACATCCAAAATCAACTCCCTCATGAATTACTCACACAGGAATCCTTGCCTTGGGGACTGCCTTAGGGCAGCTCAAACAAAAGCAATGGTCTTCAAATCCGCTGgaacctcaatttcttcatcttcccaaagaagaggagaaagtggGCTTTTTTGTATAGAACTGGATCAAAAGGTAGAAACAGTGGGCATATAGGCTTCAGCCAAATCATAAACAGAACTGAAAAGAACTTTGTCACAGTCAGAGCTGCCTTGGGTTGAGACAGGTTCCGTGGTGACTTCACCGTCACTTGGAGTAGTCAAAACAAGTTTGCTCACTCTAGGATAGGTGTTTTAAAGGGTTGGGCTAGATGAGATTTAAGAGCCCAGCTAGCCCTGAAAAATCCTATGGTTCTAGATGGCTAGtggctctttttttaattaccttaaattcaaaattttaaagccCTCCTGGGGGGTGGAAATGACCAAAAACAGGGTCATGAAACACGGATCTGAAAGTCCATCTGCCCACCTGAGGACTCTCCTTGCAGAAGTCACTGCCCCATTCTAGGAGTCACTTTCCCCATGTTAGCCAAATCTGACTCAAATATGGCTTCGTgggttcccctcccccccctcaaAGAGCCTGACCCAGGAGGTGCAAAGCCAGAACAGGCAATACgtagtagttgttgttgttttttcagacTCCAGAGAATTATGATGGTCTACCAGGTTCAAGACCCTCTAAATCAGATGAAATACCTGTAAGTGCCCCCAGGCAGCTCTGGCACCCCATGGCAGCTGACACATGGCACTGAGGTGGCAGGAAGGGCGCATCCCTGGAGCATCATTCTTCAACACCCATCCAGCTGCTCTTTGTTCCTGTCCTGAGACTATCCAGACCTCATCCAGAGATAAACAAAGTTTAGAAAACCAGGAGATTTTGGCCCACAGCTGGAAATCTCTCTGGAACAACAAATGATGTGATAAGGTGACTGAGGTCAATTCCTTAGAattcctatttcatttcttttacttttgcttCGCAAACAATCAAGCATTGACTCAGACCATCGCACTGGCTGGGAGACGCTCATGGGTGGGCTGGCTCCTCCCCGTTCCCTGGATGACACCTCCTCACTTTCCAGCCTCCCTTTTGTGGGTATCAGGTTGCTCCTCCACCGCGGGGTTCAAAGAGCTGCTTTTATGCTCAACCATAAAATTCTCTGGAATTATCTTCAGGGATCACTCAGTTCCATAAAAGAGGGTCCAGCTGAGTCTGAGGGATTAGGAAGAAGGCTGTGAAGGACCCAGCTTGCAGCACCATGAAAAGCTTCCCCATGGCTCCCctgctttttctgatttttatcctGAGTGTCCACCACGGAACTGCCACACGTACGGGGCtgtccctctcccttcctgggcTGACTAGGAATGGAAGCAAAGGGGCTTCTCCaagcttcttcctctccctctttttttaggTGGCATTGATATGGCCAAGTTCTGCTGCTTCCAATACAGCCACAAGATCCTGCCCTGGAGGTGGGTGAATACCTATGAATTCACCAGGAACAGCTGCTCCCAGCAGGCTGTGATGTGAGTATTTCCCCTTTGGGCTTTCAGGTCCCTTACCAGTCCTGCAAATAGATGGGTGTTGGGTTGGGCTGCTCCCCCTACCGTGGTAGGAAGAGCCTCAGGATGGGAACCTGGTGACTTGGGTCGACCCCCCCGCCTCAGCCACTAACAAGCGATGATTCAGAGCTTGGTTTTCTAACTTTTAGACCATGTGTCAGGtgcctgccaggcactgtgctaggtgctgggtaTCAAagagagaataggagttccctggtggctcagcaggctaaggaccaggcattgtcactactaaggctctggtcactgctgtggcgaggagttccatccctggctggaaatgtccaggtgccacaggtgcaaccaaaaaaaagaaaagaaaaagtaaaagagagagaATCAGCAGCCTTCATAGACCTTGCACCTACCCTAAGAAAGGAGGCACTAAAAGACATTTGCACAAAATAGGTCAACACAATTGTGATGAGTGCTTGAAAAAGGCAGCAAGAAAGAGCAGGAGGGAGGATGTCATTGCAGGGGAGGCAAAACTTTATCCTCAGAGGGGCTCTGGCTGGGCCTGAGAATTTGATTGACGTAAGACAGATTAATAAGACAAAGGCGGACAGATCTTTTTTACATGGACATGGGAGCCCCACAGGAAGATGGAGACCCAAAGACAGAGCCAAAACCTACATGCTTTTATGCAAAACCTATACATGCTTCTGCCCAAAGAGGAAATTGTGGAAAAGACGTTCAaatatttggaggtgggggaagcTCCAGaatgataagaatttttttttttgtctttttgctatttcttgggccgctcccacggcatatggaggttcccaggctaggggttgaatcggagctgtagccaccggcctacaccagagccacagcaacgctggatccgagccatgtctgcaacctacaccgcagctcacggcaacgccggatcgttaacccactgagcaagggcagggaccgaacccgcagcctcatggttcccagtcggattcgttaaccactgcgagacgatgacgggaactcctgataagaaTTATCTTAACAACATCTTGTTTGTACAGAATACTCTTGGCCTTGACTCTCAATCTCAGGTACAGGGAGGACTTTTTTTCACATGGGAATTTTATCTCCTGCTTCCAGGATGAAAAGAGGTAGAACCTCCTTCTTGTGCCTGcttaggttttttggtttgttttgagtGTGTGGGTGAGTGGGTGTGCGTGTATGGGGGCAGTGTATTCCGCCACTCTTCATTACAGTCCCAGGAGGACCTGGCTTTGGGACGGGAGAGtctcctggaggaagtgacattGACACCGAGCCCCTCCCCACAAGGCTAAGTGGCCATGGCCCAGGTGAAGTGGGCAGGCAGGTGCATGAAAGCACCAGGCTGGGAGAGCAGCCAGGGGATGGGATAAGGATGAACATGTCCCTGGCAAGGCAGACAGGTAGGTAGGTGCCAGGCCATGCCAGGCTCATTGGTAGCAGGAGAGCTGGCACACACCTGGAAACTTCCTGGCAGGACGAAATGAGGTTAACGTATGCAAAGCATTTGGCTCTCTGCCTACATGGAGTAAACGTTTATCAAGCGGAAGCTATCTTTAAGTGCAAATACACAGGCAGGGGCCATCACTACTCTTCAGAACGAAGATTCCTGAGCATGAGAGGATGGTGTAGAAAGGGAGAGAGCTGGCTCCAGGGGCAAACCAGAATGTCGTCATTTTGAGACAGTTAAGGGCGGGAAGGACGAACTCAAGTTCCCAGATATGAGGAGGGGCACTCCGGGGCTCAGGATGCCCTTGGCCTTCTCCTTGGTGTCTTGATTGGCTTTCTGGAGTTTTAAGATGTCAATCCTTAACCTACAGTTGGCAAAGAGCACCGAGCTGGGCTCAAAGCAATGGCTCTGTCACTTatcagttgtgtgaccttgggcaagtcgtttcctcatctgtaaaaggaaggtGAGGGGCCTAGATCAGCCCTCTGTTGCTGCACAACAAGCCACCCACAGTTTAGCGGCTTAATCCAACAATGATCACCTTATTTCTTGTGGTTTCCTTGGGTCTGGAATTCCAGAAGGGCTTGGCTGTGGGGTCCAGACTTGGCGTCTCTTGTGTGATTGTAGACTGATGGTCCTGGGGCTGGAACAGCGGGAAAAGCTGGAGGTATCTCTCTCCCTCTGGGGCCTCTCTGTGCCGTCTCTCCATTGGGCTAGTTTGGGCTTCCTCACAATCTGGTGGCTTGGGGTGGTAGGACCCCTTATGAGGATGTCCAGAGCTCCTGCAAAAGTGCTCAGTGAACCAGGCACAACTTTCTCTTggtatttcctttctttgctttttctttctatggccacacctgcagcatatggaagttcccaggctaggggttgaattggacctgtagctgccagcctacgccacagccacagcaacactggatccgagccacatctgcaacctatgttgcagcttatAGCagtgttggatctttaacccactgagtgaggccagggattgaacctgtatcttcacagagacaacgtcaggtcattcacctgctgagctgcaatgggaacacCTAGGCAGAACCTTCTCTGACTTAGCTACCAAGTCACACAGCTTCACTTCTGCCACACCCAGGGGGTCAACCAGTCCCTAAGACTGGACTGAATTCAAGGGAAGAGGACATAGACCCCCGTCTCTCGATGTCCCAACATCCACCAAGCCCTTCCTCTATGTTTCCATTCTTTCGGCTCTTCTCCCTGCATGTGCTGGCGCCTGCCTGAGCCCCAGTAGGTACCACTGGGTATGCAAGGTGCTCCAGGTGAGAGCGCCCCTGACCTGGTCTCTTGTCACTTCTGAGGGCTCTCAGGGAAGCAAAGTCTGGAAGCAATTTAGGGCCATCAACCACTCTGTCTTAATGAGCTCACAGCAGAGCGAGGAATCCAGGCATCAGATCCATGTGAGCAGCTGTAGCCAACAACCTGTGCCAATGTGATTAAGTGGCACCATGCATGTGAGGGCTCTCTGGGGGGTGAGGCCAGTGTTCTAAAACTAAcagtggctggagttcccattgtggctcagcagttaacaaacccgactggcatccatgaagacgtgggttcaatccctgcctctctcagtgggttaaggatctggggatgccgtgagttgtggtgtaggtcacagacctggctcggatcgggcatggctatggctgtggcgtgggccagtggctatagctccagttggacccctagcctgggaacctccatatgccacgggtgtggccctaaaagacaaaaaagttaaaaaagttaaaattgatCGTGGTGATGATTGCATCATATGTAGATATATTAAAACCATTGAATTATAATTATACCTTTAAGTGGGCAAATTATATGGTGTGTGAATTATAACCTAATAGAGCTGTTACATTAAAACGAAAGAGTTAAGAGGCGCAGTACAGTTTACGGGCTTCAGCCCAGAGCTATTGGAACATGTTTCCTGGGGAAGGTGGTCCAGGAAGCGTGGGTTCCAGTGGAAAGCAGGGTAgcggagaggagggagggcaagggcggggagaggaagcagggacAGCGACAGGGGTGCAGCCAAGCACGGCGAGAAGAGGAGTCGAGGGGCTGCCCCGCCCTTTCCATCCCTTTCCAGGAGGCAAATTTTTCAGTATATTGACCGTCAGCACCCTTTTCCACAGATTCACCACCAAAAAAGGCCACAAAGTCTGTGCAAAACCGCAGGAAACATGGGtgcaaaaatatattgctttacTGAAAGCCCAGAAACAACTGTGACAGCTGAATTTTCAGCCCAAGATGCCTGGATCCTGCTCTGCTCTTGGCTCTGCCTCTCTTGGTGGAGCctgaagaatttctccaacagaaGTCTCCAGTGGGtctggtggggaggaggagatATTTGCCAgtggtctttttttcttaaataaaaatttgatttgcTCACAAACATTCTTATTGAATAAAACCTgagttttccagaaaaaaagaaagtgtcagTATTTGTACCTGACTGCCTGGCAGGTCCTCAACACCTGAACTAACTCTGGTATTGAATTCTGccttatgttttcatttgttcatgCAAAAATGCAAGGATAATGCTTGTATATTTTGAGGAAAAGCCctttaaattttataacattatttaGAGAGATTGGGGGCggggttggttgtttttgttttttttttggccatgcccacagcatgcagaagttcctgaacctgtgccacagcagtcacaaggccagatccttaactcctaggccaccagggaactccctcgagAGATAAGTTTAGGTTATATGGAAAAATGAATTCTGTGTCACACCTCATAGCCTGCTGGTGCTGGGTAAATGAAATGCATCCTTATTGGGCAGAGTTTTCTCATCAGGTAttaattaataaacagaaatattaCCTATCTACCAACCCTAGGATGCCTATGTCTATGAAGCTAAAGAACTTCACGAAATACTTATAGATTCACTGGAAGTTGCAAAAATAACGCACAGAGATCGGTGCACCCTTTACCCAGTTTTCACCAATAGCAACATCTTTCATAATTATAATACAGTCTCAAACCAAGGAAATTGACACGTGTACAAAGTGTCTCTATTCCGTcattttatcacatctgtagatTCATGTAGCCACCAttacaatcaagatacagaactatGGATTTCCTTGGTGGTGCACAGCCGGTTAAAGATCCTGCACGGTCACTTCAGTGGCTccaagtcgctgctgtggcatggattcaattgctggcccagaaacttctgcatgctgtgggcacgctccccaccccccaaaaaaagaaaagaagagatacagaatCATTTCATCACCGCAAAGATCCCACCAGTGACATTTTTAGAGTaatgtctcccctcccccaccattttTAATCCCTAGCAATTACTAATctgttttcctcctctgtaatTTCATCATTTTGTTCGTTACATAAACAGAATCATGTAATATGGACCTTCTGagattggctttaaaaaaaaaaaatcacacaatgtCCTTGAGCGACATCCAAGTTGTTGAGGGTTTCAACAgttcaccctttttttttcactaatgaATAGTGTTCCAGGGAGTGAAGTACCCCAGTGTATTTAACCACAACCTTCTTTaagttttcagtttggggctattCCAAATAAAGCTGCTAAGAACAACTATGTACACACAggtattttttggggggcggggggggagacgggattttttgtttatttttttactttttagggctgcacccttggcataaggacgttcccaggctaggggtcacattggagctgcagccgctggcctacatcacagccacagcaatgcaggatctgagccatgtctgtgacctacaccacagctcaccacaaggccggatccccgactcactgagtgaggccagggatcgaacctgcatcctcatggatactaattgtgtTTGTTTCTACTGTGCTGCAACGGGAACCCCCAACacacaggttttatttttctcttttaactcaatatattttattatatttatagttgtacaataatcataacccaattttatagcatttccatccatcccaacccccctcatctccccacccccccaacctgtctccttgggaaaccataagtttttcaaagtctgtgggtcagtatctattctgcacagaagttcattttgtcctttttttcagatcctGCATGTAAGTAGCACATGACGttgatgtctcactgtctaacttcacttagcatgatcatttctaggtccatccatgttgctgttaatcccattatttctttcctgttaatggctgcgtaatattccattgtgattaTGTACCCCcgttttcttgatccactcctctgtcgatggacattgaggttgtttccacgtcttggctattgcatatagtgcagCAATGAGCACTGTccatcttttcaagtcatggttttctctggatagatgccgaggagtaggattgctggatcatatggtaatgctatttttagttttctgaggaatctccataatgttttccacagtggttgcaccagtttacattcccaccaacagtgtaatagggttcttttttctccacacccttgacagcacttattgtttatagactttttgatgatgaccattctggctggtgtagggtggtacctcatagtagttttgatttgcatttctctgataattagcaatgttgaacatcttttcatgtgttttttggccatctgtatgtcttctttggagaattgtctgtttagatcttctgcctatttttgatgaggttgtttgtttttttgggtattgagctgcaggaggtgtttataaattttggagattagtcccttgccGGTCgctttcatttgcaaatattttctcccattctgtgggttgtcttttcgatttgtttagggtttccttttctttgcagaaactttcaggtttaattaggtcccatttgtttatttttgtttttattgtcattactctaggaggtgggtctgagaagataatgctatggtttatgtcagagagtgttcagcctatgttttcctctaaaagttttatattatctggtcttacgtttaggtctttaattcattttagtttatttttgtgtatggtgttaggatgtgttctaatttcattcttttccatgtagctgtccaattttcccagcaccacttcttgaagggattgtcttttctctgttgtgtattcttgcctcctttgtcatagattagttgacagtAGGTGtgtgggcttaattctgggctcgctatcctgttccactgatctacatttctgttttcgtgcccataccatactgttttgatgactgtagctttgtagtattgtctgaagtcaaggagcctgatttcccccagctccatttttctttctcaggatggatttgactactctgggtcttttgtgcttccaaacaaactttaaaatattttgttctggttctgtgaaaaatgtccttggtaatttgatagggattgtattgaatctgtagattgccttgggaagtattgtcattttgacaatgttgattcttccaacccaagagcatggtatgtctttccatctgtttgtatcctctttgatttctttcatcagcatcttgcagttttcagagttcaggtcttttgtctctttaggtaggtgtaTTCCTAAGtatctttttaatgtgatggtaaatgggattgtttccctaatttctctttctgatatttccttattactatataaaaatgccatcaatttctgtgtattaattttgtagcctgtgactttgccaaattcattgatgagctctaacagttttctggtagcatctttaggattttctagatatagtatcaggtcatctgcaaacagtgatagttttacttcttcctttccaatttggattccttttgtttcttcttctctgattgccatggctaggacttcaaaaactattttgaaatagtagtggtgagagcagacatctttgtcttgtttctgatcttagcaggaagtctttcagcttttcaccattgagaatgatgttagctctgggtttgtcatatatggccttcctTATGTTggggtaggttccctctatgcctactttctggagggtttctatcagaaatgggtgttggggagttcccatcgtggcgcagtggttaacgaatccgactaggaaccatgaggttgcaggttcaatccctgcccttgctcagtgggttaacgatccgacattgccgtgagctgtggtgtagattgcagacttggctcggatcctgcattgctgtggctctggtgtaggctggcagctacagctccgattagacctctagcctggaaacctccatatgctgcggaagcagcccaagaaatggcaaaaaagacaaaaaaaaaaaagaaagaaatgggtgttggttcttgtcaaaagttttttctgaatctattgagaggatcatatggtttttattcttgagtttgttaatgtggtgtatcatactgattaatgtgtggatattgaagaatccttgcatccctggggtaaatcccacttgatcatggtgtacaatccttttaaggtgttgttggattaggtttgctagtattttgttgaggatttttgcctccatgttcatcagtgatatttgcctgtagttttttttttttttgtggtatctttgtgttttgatatcagggtgatggtggcctcatagaacgaGTTTCAgggtgtcccttcctctgcaattttttggaatagtttcagaaggatagatgttagctcttctttaaatatttgatagaactcacctgtgaagccatctggtcctggacttttgtttgttggaagttttttttttttttatttttttaaatttttttgtcttttgccatttcttgggccgctcccgcggcatatggaggttcccaggctaggggttgaatcagagctgtaaccgctggcctacgccagagccacagcaacgcgggatcccagccgcgtctgcgacctacaccacagctcacggcaacgccagatccttaacccactgagcaaggccagggaccgaacccacaacctcatggttcctagtcggattcgttaaccactgcgccacgacgggaactccctgttggaagttttaaaattacattttcaatttaagtacttgtgattggtccattcatcttttctatttcatcttggtttagtcttggaagattgtctaagaatttgttcatttattctagtctgttttattggcatatggttgcttATAATAGTCTCATAtgaacctttgtatttctgtgatgtccattgtaacttctttttcatttctaattttattgatttgagtcctctctcttttcttcttgatgggtctggctaagggtttaccAATTGTGTTGaacaagcttttagtttcattcatcttttctatggttttcttcatttctatttcatttatttctgctctgagctttatgatttctctccttctgctaactttaggtcttgtctcttctctctctagttgctttagatgtaaagttagattgcttatttgagctttttcttgtttcctgaggtaggcttgtattgctataaacttccgtcttagaactgcttttgctgctcCCATGGgctttggattgttgtgtctttgttattgtttgcttctagatatttttaaatttcttctttgatttcttcagtgatccattggttgtttagtagcatgttgtttaatctccatgtgtttgtgttttttgaagtttttcttgttgttgatttccatttgtatagcattgtgatcataaaagatgcttgacatgatatcaattttcttaaagttaccaagtcttgatttgtggcccagaatgtgatcaatcctagagaatgtttcatgtgcacttgagaagtatgtgtatcctgctgcttcgggatggaatgttctataaatatctattaagtccatctggtctaatgcatcatttagggcctgtgtttccttgttgattttctgttt includes:
- the CCL26 gene encoding C-C motif chemokine 26 → MKSFPMAPLLFLIFILSVHHGTATRGIDMAKFCCFQYSHKILPWRWVNTYEFTRNSCSQQAVIFTTKKGHKVCAKPQETWVQKYIALLKAQKQL